Genomic DNA from Edaphobacter lichenicola:
ACCCAGATGATCCAGCCGCAAACCACCCAACCCACTCTGCGCCATCACATTCTTCCCGGCAGCATCCTCGATCCTTACTCTTCGCGCGCCCTTCTCGACGGCACATCGCCTCACCGTCTCCATCAACTCCCCAACACCCTCTCCTGTCGTCGCCACCGTCCGCACAACTGGAGGCACCCACTCCCCGCGTTCCATCGCCAAGCCCTGCATAGCAACGATCTCCTGCTCCACCAGCTCCGCGCCGCCACGGTCGCTCTTGTTCACAACAAACACATCCGCGACCTCCATCACGCCGGCCTTCAGACTCTGCACCCCATCCCCCATCCCCGGAACAAGCACCAGCACAGTCACATTCGCCAGGCCAATCACATCGACCTCATCCTGCCCCACGCCCACCGTCTCAATCACAATCGTCTTCCGCCCCGCCGCCTCCATCACCGAGCAGACATCGGCAGCCGCACGCGCCACCCCACCCATCGCTCCACGCGAGGCCATACTGCGAATAAACACGCCGTCATCCCCGGCAAAGCCCTGCATCCGAATCCTGTCCCCCAGCAACGCCCCGCCCGTATAAGGGCTCGACGGATCCACCGCGACCACCCCTACACTCTGTCCCTCCCGTCGCAGCCACCTCACCATCTGGTCCACCAGCGTGCTCTTCCCCGCCCCGGGAGGTCCCGTCACGCCCACCCGCAGCGATCCCCCTGAAAACTCGCGGCAGGCCTCCAGCAACTCCGCTCCCCCGCCATCCTCCACGAG
This window encodes:
- the meaB gene encoding methylmalonyl Co-A mutase-associated GTPase MeaB, with amino-acid sequence MAKDFRTAGVEVTQMMVRMREGDLRALARTVSLVEDGGGAELLEACREFSGGSLRVGVTGPPGAGKSTLVDQMVRWLRREGQSVGVVAVDPSSPYTGGALLGDRIRMQGFAGDDGVFIRSMASRGAMGGVARAAADVCSVMEAAGRKTIVIETVGVGQDEVDVIGLANVTVLVLVPGMGDGVQSLKAGVMEVADVFVVNKSDRGGAELVEQEIVAMQGLAMERGEWVPPVVRTVATTGEGVGELMETVRRCAVEKGARRVRIEDAAGKNVMAQSGLGGLRLDHLGVAVKSIAGARGFYEALGLVVSHEETVEHERVKTAMLPLGESRIELLEATEADSTIGRFLAKRGEGLHHIAVHVDGIDAMFARLMKQGVRLASDAVRVGAGGHRYFFVHPASTGGVLLEIVGDAVEPREGGA